Proteins co-encoded in one Halorussus vallis genomic window:
- a CDS encoding winged helix-turn-helix domain-containing protein, translated as MSGTSEPNPDLADADEVTLQECEDCVAPAEAFSVIANETRLSILEALWAAPERPVSFSELRRAVGMRDSAQFNYHLKQLTDHFVVQTDDGYDFRQAGKKVVRAILAGSFNEHPEMEPFDVTGTCAACDGTLRASYEDERLVIDCTECGKNHGCYPFPPGGLNDRTNDEIADAFNQRVRHLHCLAADGVCPECNGRMTTTVTRDTENFLGLEVRVDHRCEQCRHQLYSAVGLSLLDQSDVVTFHRDHGIDVCTRPYWDLEWCVSDEHTTVVSEGPWEILVEIPLDDEVLSVTLDGNLDVVELERESRSASSSSAKAI; from the coding sequence ATGAGCGGAACGAGTGAACCGAACCCCGACCTCGCCGACGCCGACGAGGTCACGCTCCAGGAGTGCGAGGACTGCGTCGCCCCGGCCGAGGCGTTCTCGGTCATCGCGAACGAGACGCGACTGTCGATTCTGGAGGCGCTGTGGGCGGCCCCCGAGCGCCCCGTCAGCTTCTCGGAACTCCGACGCGCGGTGGGGATGCGCGACAGCGCGCAGTTCAACTACCACCTGAAACAGCTCACCGACCACTTCGTGGTCCAGACCGACGACGGCTACGATTTCCGACAGGCCGGCAAGAAGGTCGTCCGCGCCATCCTGGCGGGGTCGTTCAACGAACACCCCGAGATGGAGCCGTTCGACGTGACGGGCACCTGCGCGGCCTGCGACGGGACCCTGCGCGCGAGCTACGAGGATGAGCGACTCGTCATCGACTGCACCGAGTGCGGCAAGAACCACGGCTGCTACCCGTTCCCGCCGGGCGGCCTCAACGACCGCACGAACGACGAAATCGCCGACGCGTTCAACCAGCGCGTCCGTCACCTCCACTGCCTGGCCGCCGACGGCGTCTGCCCGGAGTGCAACGGCCGGATGACCACCACGGTCACCCGTGACACCGAGAACTTCCTGGGCCTCGAAGTCCGGGTCGACCACCGCTGCGAGCAGTGTCGCCACCAGCTCTACTCTGCGGTGGGCCTGTCGCTACTCGACCAGTCGGACGTGGTGACGTTCCACCGCGACCACGGCATCGACGTCTGTACCCGGCCCTACTGGGACCTGGAGTGGTGCGTGAGCGACGAGCACACCACGGTCGTCTCGGAGGGCCCCTGGGAGATTCTGGTCGAGATTCCGCTCGACGACGAGGTGCTGTCGGTGACCCTCGACGGGAACCTCGACGTGGTGGAACTCGAACGCGAGAGCCGGTCGGCGTCCTCCAGCAGCGCGAAGGCCATCTGA
- a CDS encoding translation initiation factor IF-2 subunit gamma — protein MTGNNAQPEVNIGLVGHVDHGKTTLVQALSGEWTDQHSEEMKRGISIRLGYADATFRKCPGMDEPECYTVEETCPDGTESDVLRTVSFVDAPGHETLMATMLSGAAIMDGAVLVVSATDPVPQAQTEEHLMALDIIGIDNIVIAQNKIDLVDRDRAQDNYQEIQEFVEGTVAEDAPVVPISAQQEVNIDLLIDAVEREIPTPERDPDADARMHVARSFDINRPGTTWEGLMGGVIGGSLVEGRLTEGDDLELRPGREVEEGGETRWEPIQTDVRSLQAGGDMVDEVTPGGLLGVGTGLDPSITKGDALAGQVAGSPGSLPPTWRQFTMEVDLLERLVGVDNEDVDEISTGEPLMLTIGTATTVGSVTSARQGECEVALKRPVCAPVGSKIAINRRIGARWRLIGVGTLRE, from the coding sequence TTGACAGGAAACAACGCCCAACCGGAGGTGAACATCGGGCTGGTCGGCCACGTAGACCACGGAAAGACGACGCTCGTGCAGGCGCTTTCCGGCGAGTGGACAGACCAGCACTCCGAGGAGATGAAACGTGGCATCTCCATCCGACTTGGCTACGCCGACGCCACGTTCCGCAAGTGCCCCGGTATGGACGAACCGGAGTGCTACACGGTCGAGGAAACCTGCCCCGACGGCACCGAGAGCGACGTGCTTCGGACGGTGTCGTTCGTGGACGCGCCCGGTCACGAGACCCTGATGGCGACGATGCTGTCGGGCGCGGCCATCATGGACGGCGCGGTGCTGGTCGTCAGCGCCACCGACCCCGTCCCGCAGGCCCAGACCGAAGAGCACCTGATGGCGCTGGACATCATCGGCATCGACAACATCGTCATCGCACAGAACAAGATCGACCTGGTCGACCGCGACCGGGCCCAAGATAACTACCAGGAGATACAGGAGTTCGTCGAGGGGACCGTCGCCGAGGACGCGCCGGTCGTCCCCATCTCCGCCCAGCAGGAGGTCAACATCGACCTCCTCATCGACGCCGTCGAGCGCGAGATTCCGACGCCCGAGCGCGACCCGGACGCCGACGCTCGGATGCACGTCGCTCGCAGTTTCGACATCAACCGCCCGGGGACGACCTGGGAGGGACTGATGGGCGGCGTCATCGGCGGCAGTCTGGTCGAAGGTCGACTCACCGAGGGCGACGACCTCGAACTCCGCCCCGGTCGCGAGGTCGAGGAGGGCGGCGAAACCCGCTGGGAGCCCATCCAGACCGACGTGCGTTCGCTCCAGGCGGGCGGCGACATGGTCGACGAGGTGACGCCGGGCGGCCTGCTCGGCGTCGGCACCGGACTCGACCCCAGCATCACGAAGGGTGACGCGCTCGCGGGACAGGTCGCCGGGTCGCCCGGCAGCCTCCCGCCGACGTGGCGCCAGTTCACGATGGAGGTCGACCTGCTCGAACGCCTCGTCGGCGTCGACAACGAGGACGTCGACGAGATATCGACCGGCGAACCGCTGATGCTCACCATCGGCACCGCGACGACCGTCGGTTCGGTGACGAGCGCTCGCCAGGGCGAGTGCGAGGTCGCGCTCAAGCGGCCGGTCTGCGCGCCCGTCGGGTCGAAGATCGCCATCAACCGCCGCATCGGTGCGCGCTGGCGGCTGATCGGCGTCGGCACCCTGCGGGAGTAG
- a CDS encoding DUF188 domain-containing protein, which yields MVAAVAMDTSALMMPVESDVRVFEELSRLLGDYECAVPRAVRDELEKLSSGASAEAVAASVGADLADDRCRLVDHEASYADDALVELAPEFDYVVTNDGPLKARLLEVGASVIHIRGRNKLAISQP from the coding sequence ATGGTCGCGGCCGTCGCCATGGACACCAGCGCACTCATGATGCCCGTCGAATCCGACGTGCGGGTCTTCGAGGAGCTATCGCGGCTGCTCGGCGACTACGAGTGCGCGGTGCCACGCGCCGTCCGCGACGAACTGGAGAAGCTCTCGTCGGGCGCGAGCGCGGAGGCGGTCGCCGCGAGCGTCGGAGCCGACCTCGCCGACGACCGCTGTCGGCTCGTGGACCACGAAGCATCGTACGCCGACGACGCGCTGGTCGAACTCGCACCCGAGTTCGACTACGTCGTCACGAACGACGGACCCCTCAAGGCGCGCCTGCTCGAGGTGGGCGCGTCGGTAATTCATATAAGGGGCCGGAACAAACTCGCAATCAGTCAACCATAG